One window of Nostoc sp. C052 genomic DNA carries:
- a CDS encoding NHLP bacteriocin system secretion protein translates to MQLKHSHIFRQEALERLSSPEQLDQAINVVKPQAWLTLSAMSFVVAVAGVWSVFGRIPLTVTGQGILIKPHHVVEFQAPSSGPLLTLKVKAGDIIKQGDVLGIIDQSALKQQLQQEQTKLQQLQTQNQETDRLQKLLIDQQIITLGQQRMDLENNLRREEVAPKLRDQTQRAIAQKRQSINSRKQQINYLLKTLKGRVDNRRHLFEQHVISQDMLVQAEQEYFNTQSELSDIDVQLKDLEIQETTTQREYLENLNKIDEIKTKIKDLNTQNTKLREQDLKQSIDKTNQIREVKRRIAQLELQLSQESRIISKYNGHILEVSVVPGQMMNPGTRLGSIEAEEANSKLVSLVYFANKDGKQIKPGMAVQVTPSFAKREREGGIIGAIADISAFPVTTQDITAIVGNKEIAASLAGRGEGQVQAFVQLQENPTSVSGYKWSSSDGPALKISSGTITSVQVKVGEKAPISYIIPMLRSWTGIY, encoded by the coding sequence ATGCAACTAAAACACAGCCACATCTTTCGCCAAGAAGCCCTAGAACGCTTATCTTCACCAGAACAACTCGATCAAGCGATCAATGTGGTCAAGCCTCAAGCTTGGTTGACTTTATCTGCTATGAGTTTTGTGGTTGCTGTGGCTGGTGTTTGGAGTGTGTTTGGCAGAATTCCCCTGACTGTAACTGGACAAGGTATCTTGATCAAACCGCACCATGTTGTGGAATTTCAAGCACCCAGTTCAGGCCCATTATTAACTCTCAAGGTGAAGGCGGGAGATATTATTAAACAAGGTGATGTGCTAGGTATTATCGACCAATCAGCGCTAAAACAGCAACTACAGCAAGAGCAAACAAAGTTACAGCAATTGCAAACTCAGAATCAAGAAACAGACAGGTTACAAAAGCTGCTGATTGACCAACAAATCATCACCCTTGGACAGCAGAGAATGGATCTGGAAAATAATCTGCGCCGAGAGGAAGTTGCACCGAAGTTACGCGATCAAACACAAAGAGCGATCGCCCAAAAACGTCAGAGCATTAATTCCCGCAAACAACAAATTAATTATTTACTTAAAACCCTCAAAGGGCGAGTTGATAACCGTCGTCACCTTTTTGAGCAGCATGTCATCAGCCAAGATATGTTGGTGCAAGCTGAACAAGAATATTTTAATACTCAAAGCGAACTATCAGATATTGATGTGCAACTAAAGGATCTCGAAATCCAAGAAACCACAACGCAACGAGAATATCTGGAAAACCTGAATAAGATTGACGAAATTAAAACCAAAATTAAAGACCTGAATACTCAAAATACTAAATTACGCGAACAAGATTTAAAGCAATCAATTGACAAAACTAATCAAATTCGAGAAGTAAAACGGCGAATTGCCCAATTAGAATTACAACTATCTCAAGAAAGTAGAATCATTAGCAAATACAATGGTCATATTTTGGAAGTGAGTGTTGTGCCTGGTCAAATGATGAATCCTGGTACTCGCCTGGGGTCAATCGAAGCTGAAGAGGCAAATTCAAAACTTGTGAGCCTTGTCTACTTTGCTAATAAAGATGGTAAGCAAATCAAGCCAGGAATGGCTGTACAAGTGACTCCCAGCTTTGCCAAACGTGAGCGCGAAGGTGGTATTATTGGTGCGATCGCAGATATTTCTGCATTTCCAGTAACTACACAAGATATTACAGCGATCGTTGGTAACAAAGAAATAGCCGCCAGTCTTGCAGGGAGAGGTGAAGGTCAGGTACAAGCTTTTGTCCAACTCCAAGAAAACCCGACATCAGTCAGTGGTTACAAATGGTCATCTTCTGATGGGCCAGCTTTAAAAATATCCTCTGGCACAATCACTTCTGTTCAAGTGAAAGTAGGAGAAAAAGCACCGATTTCTTATATTATTCCTATGCTGCGTTCTTGGACGGGGATTTATTAA
- a CDS encoding NHLP family bacteriocin export ABC transporter peptidase/permease/ATPase subunit has product MTNSQFPSPKFKPNRVRTSTLLQMEAVECGAAALGIILSYYGRIVPLAKLREECGVSRDGSKAFNILKAAKNYGLNAKGLKLSLEQVTTTRLPYIVFWNFNHFLVVEGYSKKRVYLNDPANGRRTVSWEEFDRAYTGVVLVMEPGADFKKGGKKNHIVSALSSRLQNSRVTILFCLLAGLLLTLPRLAVPAFSQVFIDEILVQDRQDWLRPLLLGMLLTTLLRAFLARLRLTCLRRLMVKLSVSTSGLFLWHILRLPIGFYDQRFAGEISSRMKLNDRVAEVLSGSLATTIIDAVMMVFYLLIMIQYDQLLSAIAVSFAVINILALFFLSQTRVDANMRLAQEYGKVGGVTVSGIQTIETIKASGLESDLFARFAGYYAKALNAQQELGLQTQILTTLPTILTALTTASILLVGGLQVMKGNLSIGMLVAYQSLTLSFLEPVNSLVNFGSTLQTLEADLNRLDDVLQNPVDLEVEGRGSRGVGEVGEVGDAGGEITFSSLWQLQGNVELRNVTFGYSRVESPLIENLSLTVKPGQRIALVGGSGSGKSTVAKLICGLYQPWQGEICFDGVERSQIKRSVLANSLAMVEQDIFLFAGTVRENITLWDATVLEADLVQACQDAAIHDAIGYLPGKYDFDLIEGGMNISGGQRQRLEIARALVRNPTVLVLDEATSALDAETELIINRNLQQRGCSCIVVAHRLSTIRDCHEIIVLEQGKIVQRGTHEELWQQGGTYLHLLHAAEA; this is encoded by the coding sequence ATGACCAATTCCCAATTCCCAAGTCCCAAATTTAAACCCAATCGCGTCCGCACTTCTACACTTTTGCAAATGGAAGCGGTCGAATGTGGTGCGGCTGCTTTGGGAATAATTCTTAGCTATTACGGGCGGATTGTGCCACTGGCTAAACTGCGTGAAGAATGCGGTGTCTCGCGGGATGGGAGTAAAGCTTTTAATATTCTCAAAGCTGCCAAAAATTATGGACTCAATGCTAAAGGTTTAAAACTGTCTCTAGAACAGGTGACAACTACCCGCCTTCCCTACATTGTCTTTTGGAATTTTAACCATTTTCTTGTGGTAGAAGGATATAGCAAAAAACGCGTCTACCTCAATGATCCTGCCAATGGTCGGAGAACAGTGAGTTGGGAGGAATTCGATCGCGCATACACGGGTGTTGTGCTGGTGATGGAACCGGGCGCAGACTTTAAGAAGGGAGGCAAAAAAAATCACATTGTCTCAGCTTTAAGTAGTCGCTTGCAAAACTCACGAGTTACCATTTTATTTTGTCTGCTGGCTGGGTTATTGCTAACATTGCCTCGGTTAGCTGTACCAGCCTTTTCTCAGGTATTTATCGATGAGATTTTAGTCCAAGATAGACAAGATTGGTTACGACCTCTGCTGTTAGGAATGCTGTTAACTACTTTATTACGGGCATTCCTTGCTAGACTGCGGCTTACCTGCCTGCGGCGATTGATGGTTAAGTTGTCAGTCAGCACATCAGGACTATTTCTCTGGCATATCCTGCGATTGCCCATCGGGTTTTACGACCAGCGCTTTGCTGGGGAAATTAGTAGCCGGATGAAACTGAATGATCGGGTGGCAGAAGTACTTTCAGGGTCTTTAGCAACCACAATCATTGATGCAGTGATGATGGTCTTTTACCTGCTAATTATGATTCAGTATGACCAATTATTGAGTGCGATCGCAGTTAGTTTTGCTGTAATCAACATTCTCGCTCTGTTCTTTTTGTCGCAAACTCGTGTAGATGCCAATATGCGCCTAGCTCAAGAATATGGCAAGGTGGGTGGAGTCACGGTTAGTGGCATCCAAACTATAGAAACTATCAAAGCTTCTGGACTGGAGTCAGATTTATTTGCTCGGTTTGCGGGTTATTACGCCAAAGCACTCAACGCCCAACAAGAATTAGGCTTGCAAACTCAAATTCTCACCACATTACCAACAATTTTGACAGCCTTAACCACTGCTTCTATTTTGCTAGTTGGTGGTTTACAGGTAATGAAGGGCAATCTCAGCATTGGGATGCTAGTTGCCTACCAAAGTTTAACACTGAGCTTCTTAGAGCCAGTCAATAGCCTCGTCAATTTTGGCAGTACACTCCAAACTTTAGAAGCTGACTTAAACCGCCTTGATGATGTATTGCAAAATCCCGTTGATTTGGAAGTGGAGGGGAGAGGGAGCAGGGGAGTAGGGGAGGTAGGGGAGGTAGGGGATGCAGGGGGAGAAATTACTTTCTCGTCTCTTTGGCAATTACAGGGCAATGTTGAGTTACGGAATGTTACTTTTGGCTATAGTCGTGTGGAATCTCCGTTGATTGAGAATTTGAGCTTGACTGTCAAGCCAGGGCAAAGAATAGCGCTTGTAGGGGGAAGTGGTTCTGGTAAATCTACAGTTGCTAAATTAATTTGCGGGCTTTATCAACCTTGGCAGGGGGAAATCTGCTTTGATGGTGTAGAGCGATCGCAAATCAAGCGTTCTGTTCTGGCTAACTCGTTGGCAATGGTTGAACAAGATATCTTTTTATTTGCCGGGACTGTGCGAGAAAACATTACTCTTTGGGATGCAACAGTGCTAGAAGCTGATTTGGTGCAGGCTTGCCAGGATGCAGCTATTCATGATGCGATCGGATATCTACCGGGAAAATATGACTTCGATTTAATTGAAGGCGGTATGAATATTAGTGGTGGCCAACGCCAGCGCTTAGAAATTGCCCGCGCTTTAGTGAGAAATCCCACCGTGTTAGTACTTGATGAAGCAACCAGTGCCCTGGATGCAGAAACAGAGTTGATAATTAACCGTAACTTACAACAGCGTGGTTGTTCTTGTATTGTAGTAGCCCACCGTCTCAGCACAATTCGCGATTGCCATGAAATTATCGTGCTAGAGCAAGGTAAAATCGTGCAGCGTGGCACTCATGAAGAATTATGGCAGCAAGGCGGGACTTATCTTCACTTACTTCACGCAGCAGAAGCATAA
- a CDS encoding GNAT family N-acetyltransferase produces MSSTSEKKDRKTIVSRLNVTESFLMIKLRSANLNDIDFIFTQENRDEFKDLIICWSREEHSRNLHSADKHYLMIENSSGETQGYAILSGLQSPNRSIELTRIIVAEPGLGYGKRALRIILKKVFEEYNAHRCWLDVFEHNQRARHVYQSVGFQEEGVLREALRQKDKYSSLVIMSILEDEYFQ; encoded by the coding sequence GTGAGTTCGACGAGTGAAAAAAAAGATAGAAAAACTATTGTATCCCGGTTGAATGTAACAGAAAGTTTTTTGATGATAAAATTACGTTCTGCTAACCTAAACGATATAGACTTCATCTTCACTCAAGAAAATAGAGATGAATTCAAAGACCTTATCATCTGCTGGAGCCGAGAAGAACACAGCAGAAACTTGCACTCTGCTGACAAACATTATTTAATGATTGAAAATAGTTCAGGAGAGACGCAAGGCTACGCTATTTTGTCTGGGTTACAATCACCAAACAGGAGTATTGAATTAACTCGAATTATCGTTGCTGAACCAGGACTAGGATACGGCAAACGTGCGTTAAGAATTATCCTCAAAAAGGTTTTTGAAGAGTATAATGCTCATCGTTGTTGGTTAGATGTCTTTGAACACAATCAACGTGCTAGACATGTTTATCAATCGGTCGGCTTTCAGGAGGAAGGAGTTTTGCGAGAAGCTTTGAGGCAAAAAGATAAATATTCTTCGTTAGTAATTATGTCTATACTTGAGGACGAATACTTCCAATAA
- a CDS encoding NHLP bacteriocin export ABC transporter permease/ATPase subunit — MNSLPQPYSLQANEPLLLDNSQTVWIVQSGTLAVFATGVKNSLPKEHRRYLFHVNAGEALLPEVVAQSQWNFVAIAIEPTQLCQMSIVDLVKGIGAADLQSIELLEGWINHLGQSLSAQQTVLTTPLNLVVQPNIERDFSLSAGETLQGRQQTLLWVKLQQGNTYWMGIGELTLNSTSPAFPLTSAMWLEAENAVSGQMFSTADLANSEELIAGLASLQTYFFHYFSLLANKEVEAEFRQFQEREQFNQQVIETALSDLATVLQPQQETVFFQEGPPLLVALGAVGRALGIEIHPPIGDLNSIKDPVAAIAQASQIRIRRITLADGWWRQDQGAMLAYTQLEKRPVALLPTDNRDYLIFDPVARTRTPVNEAAAKTLTSLAYVLYRPLPQVALNAIDLLRFGVKGYEKDIASILMVGLLGTILGMVAPQATAILINHAIPDSDRPLLWQIGLVMFAVAFGQLAFQIAQSIITLRVESATDSILQPAIWDRLLRLSPSFFRQYTSGDLVNRVMAVREIHQKLSGATQRTLLSGVFALFNLLLMFVYSWQLAFVGVGLAIFAAVVTTVASFLLVKKSQKQQELDGAIQGLTVQLINGVAKLRVAMAEERAFATWAKKYSQQIRLKASWQEIKDGISVFNEALPLVSSILLFGFAILLMQPRLTLGTFVAFNYALAIFIRGVIDLSNTASEILGIVPTWERSKPIWRSQPEYDSTKVNPGQLSGRIALNRVSFRYSENSSLILNDVTLNAEPGEFIAIVGPSGSGKSTILRLLLGFETPLTGSVYYDGKDLAEMELQTVRRQLGVVLQNGKIGTGSVFDNISTGALVSLEEAWSAAQMAGLADDIKQMPMGMHTIIAEGGSNLSGGQRQRLLIARSLVSKPKIILMDEATSALDNRTQAIVTESLAKLNATRVVIAHRLSTIRNADRIYVIDAGHIIQVGTFSQLIVQEGLFAQLVTRQLEGDL; from the coding sequence GTGAATTCTCTTCCCCAACCATACTCACTTCAAGCAAACGAACCATTACTGTTGGATAACTCTCAAACTGTCTGGATAGTGCAGTCTGGAACATTGGCGGTGTTTGCCACTGGAGTTAAAAACAGTTTACCAAAAGAGCATCGCCGCTATTTGTTTCATGTCAATGCTGGTGAAGCCTTATTACCAGAAGTAGTTGCACAAAGCCAATGGAATTTTGTAGCGATCGCAATTGAACCTACCCAATTATGCCAGATGTCAATCGTTGACTTGGTTAAGGGAATTGGCGCAGCTGACTTGCAATCCATAGAACTTTTAGAAGGTTGGATCAATCATCTAGGACAATCTCTCAGCGCCCAGCAAACAGTTTTGACAACACCATTAAACCTTGTTGTACAGCCAAACATTGAACGTGATTTTTCTTTATCGGCTGGTGAAACGCTACAGGGAAGGCAACAAACACTCTTATGGGTGAAGTTGCAGCAAGGCAATACTTACTGGATGGGAATCGGGGAATTAACATTGAATTCTACCTCACCAGCGTTTCCGCTCACGAGTGCGATGTGGCTGGAGGCAGAAAATGCAGTTAGCGGCCAAATGTTCTCAACGGCAGATTTAGCAAATTCCGAGGAACTCATCGCAGGTTTAGCCAGTTTACAGACTTATTTTTTTCACTACTTCAGTTTGCTGGCAAATAAAGAAGTAGAAGCAGAATTTCGGCAGTTTCAAGAACGCGAACAATTTAATCAGCAAGTCATAGAGACGGCACTTTCTGACTTAGCAACAGTCTTGCAGCCGCAGCAAGAGACGGTTTTCTTTCAAGAAGGGCCGCCCTTATTGGTAGCATTGGGGGCAGTTGGACGGGCACTAGGAATAGAAATTCATCCACCAATAGGGGATTTAAATTCTATTAAAGACCCTGTAGCGGCGATCGCTCAAGCATCGCAAATTCGTATCCGCCGTATAACTTTAGCAGATGGCTGGTGGCGTCAAGACCAAGGAGCGATGTTAGCTTATACCCAGTTAGAAAAGCGGCCAGTAGCTTTATTACCTACTGATAATCGCGATTATCTCATATTCGATCCCGTAGCACGAACTCGCACACCTGTAAATGAAGCAGCAGCAAAAACACTTACATCATTAGCCTACGTTTTGTATCGACCGTTACCCCAAGTTGCACTCAACGCCATTGATTTGCTGCGGTTTGGGGTGAAGGGTTATGAAAAAGACATCGCCAGTATTCTAATGGTGGGGTTACTGGGCACAATATTGGGAATGGTTGCACCACAAGCAACAGCGATTTTAATTAATCATGCCATTCCAGATAGCGATCGCCCTTTACTGTGGCAGATCGGATTAGTTATGTTTGCGGTGGCTTTTGGGCAGTTAGCTTTTCAAATTGCCCAAAGCATTATTACCTTAAGAGTCGAAAGCGCCACTGATAGTATATTGCAGCCAGCCATTTGGGATCGGTTACTCAGATTAAGTCCTAGTTTTTTTCGTCAATATACTTCTGGAGATTTAGTCAACCGTGTGATGGCGGTGAGAGAAATTCATCAAAAACTCAGTGGCGCTACCCAACGAACCCTGTTGAGTGGAGTCTTTGCCTTATTCAACTTGCTGCTGATGTTTGTTTACAGTTGGCAACTAGCCTTTGTAGGCGTAGGTTTAGCAATCTTTGCCGCCGTGGTTACAACTGTTGCCAGTTTCCTGTTAGTGAAGAAATCGCAAAAACAGCAAGAACTAGATGGGGCAATTCAGGGACTCACCGTACAACTTATTAATGGTGTTGCCAAATTGCGGGTAGCAATGGCAGAAGAACGGGCCTTTGCAACTTGGGCAAAAAAATACAGCCAGCAGATTCGGTTGAAGGCGAGTTGGCAAGAGATTAAAGATGGGATTTCTGTATTTAACGAAGCCCTGCCTTTGGTAAGTTCTATATTGCTGTTTGGGTTTGCCATACTGTTGATGCAGCCACGCCTCACACTGGGTACATTCGTTGCTTTTAACTATGCTTTGGCAATTTTTATCAGAGGAGTAATTGACCTGAGCAATACCGCATCAGAAATTTTGGGTATTGTACCAACATGGGAACGGTCAAAACCAATTTGGCGATCGCAGCCTGAATATGACTCAACCAAAGTCAATCCCGGACAATTAAGCGGTCGAATTGCCCTAAATCGAGTCAGCTTTCGCTACTCGGAGAATAGCAGCTTAATCCTTAATGATGTTACCCTCAATGCCGAACCAGGGGAATTTATTGCGATCGTTGGCCCTTCTGGAAGTGGAAAATCAACCATATTGCGGTTGCTATTGGGGTTTGAAACTCCATTGACAGGCAGCGTCTACTACGACGGCAAAGACTTAGCAGAGATGGAACTCCAGACTGTGCGAAGACAGTTAGGAGTGGTACTACAAAATGGTAAAATTGGCACAGGCTCAGTTTTTGATAACATCAGCACCGGGGCTTTAGTTTCCTTAGAGGAAGCTTGGTCAGCAGCACAGATGGCAGGTTTGGCTGATGATATCAAGCAAATGCCAATGGGAATGCATACGATTATCGCTGAGGGTGGTAGTAATCTTTCGGGTGGACAACGGCAAAGATTATTGATTGCGCGATCGCTAGTTTCAAAGCCCAAAATTATTTTAATGGATGAAGCAACCAGCGCCCTCGATAACCGCACCCAGGCAATTGTGACTGAAAGTTTAGCTAAGTTAAACGCTACTAGAGTAGTGATTGCCCATCGTCTCAGTACAATTCGCAATGCCGATCGCATTTATGTAATTGACGCTGGTCATATCATACAAGTGGGTACTTTCTCACAATTAATTGTGCAAGAAGGGTTATTTGCTCAACTTGTTACCCGACAGTTAGAGGGCGATCTTTAA
- a CDS encoding CAAD domain-containing protein, which translates to METEQQQRGSINALFSPETLALEGTDTANLPKLPPAREPESQWQQISRQITQFLEQLPQYLSSFFQDYKQPLITVALILAAIVTAKVVLAVLDAINDIPLLSSLFELVGISYAIWFIFRYLLKASTRQELSAEIQFLKNQFVGE; encoded by the coding sequence ATGGAAACCGAACAACAGCAAAGGGGATCGATCAATGCTTTATTCTCACCAGAGACGCTAGCACTTGAAGGTACTGATACTGCAAACTTGCCAAAGTTACCACCAGCCCGTGAACCTGAATCTCAATGGCAACAAATTAGCAGACAAATTACTCAATTTTTGGAGCAGCTGCCCCAATACTTAAGTAGCTTTTTTCAAGACTACAAGCAGCCTCTAATAACTGTTGCTTTAATTTTGGCGGCGATTGTTACAGCCAAGGTAGTACTAGCAGTACTAGATGCAATCAATGATATTCCACTACTATCGTCGCTCTTTGAATTAGTTGGAATTAGTTACGCCATTTGGTTTATTTTCCGTTATCTACTGAAGGCTTCAACTCGGCAAGAATTGTCAGCTGAAATTCAATTCCTGAAAAACCAGTTTGTGGGCGAATAA